In one Brassica oleracea var. oleracea cultivar TO1000 chromosome C9, BOL, whole genome shotgun sequence genomic region, the following are encoded:
- the LOC106317004 gene encoding auxin-induced protein 15A-like — protein MTIKRSSQATSIKQILKRCSSLGKKKNVNGCYYNQEDDSFPQDVPKGHFPVYVGPNRSRYIVPISWLEYSEFQTLLRLAEEEFGFDHNMGLIIPCDEGFFRSLISMFR, from the coding sequence ATGACAATAAAGAGGTCATCTCAAGCAACATCGATCAAGCAAATCTTAAAGAGATGCTCGAGTCTAGGGAAGAAGAAGAACGTCAACGGTTGCTACTATAATCAAGAAGATGATAGTTTTCCACAAGACGTGCCAAAAGGTCATTTTCCGGTTTATGTTGGACCAAACCGAAGTCGCTACATCGTTCCCATCTCGTGGCTCGAATACTCCGAGTTTCAAACGTTGCTCCGACTAGCCGAGGAAGAGTTTGGTTTTGACCATAATATGGGTCTTATCATACCCTGTGATGAAGGGTTCTTCAGGTCTCTGATCTCCATGTTCAGATAA